One genomic segment of Syntrophales bacterium includes these proteins:
- the mtaB gene encoding tRNA (N(6)-L-threonylcarbamoyladenosine(37)-C(2))-methylthiotransferase MtaB — translation MNSKLSYKIAVTTLGCKVNQYESAGIIEKLAGSGFINVPFNNSADMYIINTCTVTARTDYQSRQLIRKAYRNNPKASIIVTGCYAQRAPGDLSGLPGVAAVVGNAEKEDIPDIIRNMVNGEQQILVGTIGHVKNISGFPVTRFPEHTRAFLRIQDGCNSFCSYCIVPYLRGRSRSLPEKDVLDRIGILGKAGHREIVLSGIHLGVYGEDLSPPASLLTLLKKIEENKTVERLRLSSIEPTEVTDEMISHIRDSKIICPHLHIPFQSGDNKILSLMKRDYNTKLFRGLIEKLLNAIPDIALGIDVMVGFPGEGEKEFANTVAFIEEIPVAYLHVFRYSKRPGTRSSALPGEVAEDVKKERSKILRLLGKEKRAAFAERFIGKSLSVLIEDKKDRDTGLQKGFSENYIPVLITENTASLANNIVAIIADKRDGGKLLGRKIAHG, via the coding sequence TTGAACTCGAAACTCTCATACAAAATAGCGGTAACTACGCTCGGATGCAAGGTCAACCAGTATGAATCCGCCGGCATCATCGAAAAGCTTGCCGGAAGTGGTTTTATCAATGTGCCTTTCAACAACTCAGCGGACATGTATATCATAAATACGTGCACCGTTACCGCCAGAACGGACTACCAGTCGAGGCAGCTGATAAGAAAAGCCTACAGGAACAACCCGAAAGCCTCCATAATAGTAACGGGATGCTATGCTCAGAGAGCCCCCGGCGATTTATCCGGACTTCCGGGGGTGGCCGCTGTGGTGGGAAACGCAGAAAAAGAAGACATACCCGATATTATCCGGAATATGGTAAACGGGGAGCAGCAGATCCTCGTCGGCACAATCGGTCACGTTAAAAATATTTCAGGGTTCCCTGTTACGAGATTTCCGGAACACACAAGGGCATTCCTCAGGATACAGGACGGATGCAATTCCTTCTGCAGTTACTGTATCGTTCCCTATTTGAGGGGACGAAGCAGAAGCCTTCCCGAAAAAGATGTCCTCGATCGGATCGGGATACTTGGAAAAGCGGGACACAGGGAAATTGTCCTGTCGGGCATCCATTTAGGCGTCTACGGCGAGGACCTCTCTCCCCCCGCGAGCCTCCTCACCCTTCTGAAAAAAATAGAGGAGAATAAAACGGTGGAAAGGCTGCGCCTGAGTTCCATAGAACCGACCGAGGTAACAGATGAAATGATTTCCCACATAAGGGATTCAAAAATAATCTGCCCGCACCTTCACATACCGTTCCAGAGCGGAGATAATAAAATATTGTCACTCATGAAAAGGGATTATAACACTAAACTGTTCAGAGGCCTCATAGAAAAGCTCCTGAACGCAATACCGGACATCGCCCTGGGTATAGATGTCATGGTCGGGTTTCCCGGAGAGGGAGAGAAGGAGTTTGCAAATACCGTTGCATTTATCGAGGAAATACCTGTCGCATACCTTCATGTGTTTCGATACTCTAAACGCCCCGGAACCCGATCATCGGCTCTCCCCGGCGAGGTTGCAGAGGATGTTAAAAAGGAACGCTCGAAGATACTTAGACTGCTCGGAAAGGAGAAACGGGCAGCCTTCGCTGAAAGATTTATAGGAAAAAGTCTCTCTGTTTTAATTGAAGACAAAAAAGACAGGGATACCGGGCTACAGAAAGGGTTTTCAGAAAATTACATCCCTGTTCTTATTACAGAGAACACCGCATCTCTTGCCAACAATATCGTTGCCATCATAGCAGATAAGAGAGATGGAGGAAAACTACTCGGAAGGAAAATCGCACATGGATAA